From the Chryseobacterium fluminis genome, the window TACATAATCCAGCATAATCAGTAGAGATTTTTTGGCATCAGAATCCGGAAATTCATTCAGAATATCTTTGGCCTTTTGTTGAAAATCCTTCATCTTGGTCACGGCATAGTCCAGACCACCTGAATTTTTGACAAAGGCGATGAGCTCTTTTACCCGTTTCTGATCGTTGTTGTACCTCTTTATTGTATTAAAATAATATTTTCTATCTTTCTCACCCGCTATTTTCAGGGTATGGATAAGTGGCAGTGTCATTTTCTGCTCTTTGATATCTATTCCTACCGGTTTTCCGATGACATTGGAACTCAGGTAGTCAAAAAGGTCGTCTTTGATCTGAAAAGCCATTCCGGTATAGGTTCCGAAGTCCATCATTTTTTTTGCCAGATGCTCATCTGCATTATTGGATAAAACTCCGATTTCACAGCAGGCCGCAATTAAAGTCGCTGTCTTCTGACGGATGATTTCATAGTAAACGTCTTCTGTAATATCCAATTTCCTTGCTTTCTCCAGCTGAAGAAGCTCACCTTCGGACATTTCACGAATGGTTCTGGAAATCACACCTAATAAATCGTAGTCCTTATGATCTGTAGATAATAAAACCGATTTTGAGAGGAGGTAATCGCCTACTAAAACGGCAATTTTATTTTTCCAAAGGGCATTGATTGAGAAGAAATTACGTCTTTTGAAACTTTCATCTACCACATCATCATGAACTAAGGTTGCGGTATGAATCAGCTCGATCATGGAAGCTCCGCGATAGGTTTTTTCGTTGACATCACCTACGAGTTTTGCGCAGAGAAATACGAACATGGGACGCATCTGCTTCCCTTTTGTAGTGACGATGAAACGAGTGACTTTATCTAATAAAGGTACTTTACTCTGCATTGATTCATAAAACTTCTGTTCGAAAAGTTTCATTTCCTCATTGATCGGTCGTTTGATTTCTTCTACAGTGTTCGCCACAATCTTCGAATGATGGATAAATAATTATTAATATCACAAAGATAATTTTTTTCAGTCAATTTTAAGGGAAATTAATCTTTGAGTTTATCTTTGGGAATAAAAAACAAACTTTGTTTTGCCCCTCCCAGCGGAGAATGAAATTTTTCTCCTGAGATATAAATCCCTGTTTCATCTGCGGCAATACCCTCAATCTGGCTAACAGACAGCGAACTTCCCAGGTAATAATGCCTCGGAGCTTCTTTAAAAAACACACCGGGCTCAGTTTCATTAAATACATCTAAAAATACTTCTGTTTTCTTTGTATAACCTACCAGATAAAGTTTTTTATTAAAATATGCGGCATCGGTAACGACAAAGCCTGTTTTATACACTTCTGTTTTCCGGGCTTTCTGCTTATCTGAAATTTCAGGATCAATGATATAATGGGTAGTCGATTTCGCGCCCCATTCTTTGGTAAACAGATGAAGTTTTCCATCCAGGTAGATCATGGCTTCCGCATCGAAATCGGTCTGCATGTACCGGGGAACAAATTCCTTCTGTTCAGGATATTCAAAAGAAATTAATTTAATACTATCACCCTTTAACAGATCATTTTCAAAAGGAACTTTATAAATCTCCAGGTGCTTTCTCGTCCCTCCGTTATTTCCGAAATCCCCGATATAGAAGTTATTTCCGTCATTAGTCAGTGCTTCCCAGTCTGTATTCTTCCCATTTATTTTTATGGTATTGATGATCTCACCGGATTTTTTATCAATTTCAAATAATTCGGGTGTGTTGCCGCTGTCATTGAAGGTATACAGTTTTCCGTTCAGAAGGCTGAGGCCGGATGTTTCTTTCAGTTTTTCATCCAGATCATTTACCCTATATTTTCTGATCTTCAGAAACTCTGTTTTTTGAGCGAATGATTGTGAAAAAATGAAAACGGTTAAAATCAGACACAGTTTTTTCATTGGGTAAAAATATCGATTTGATGTCAGAATCCCACTGGTTTAGTCCTGGTTTATAAAAATTGGACAGGCTATATTAGCTAACCTGTCTTAAACGTCAGTTATTTTCTGAGTGACTTTGTTTTTCCCGTCCTTTTTTATCCTGTACTCTTTTTGATATTGCCTTACCGTTTTCCCTGTTCCATCGTGTCTCCAACCGGGGGAATTAAACAGATAATTGATCCGGTCTGAAAATTTCAGGTCCGGCTGTCTCATATCTTTCCAGATTTTGCGCCACTCGTATAAAAGTACGGTATCAGGTCTGTTATCGGGCATTTTTGGATATATTCCATATTTTACAGGAGTATCGGGATCTTCTTTTTCGAAAGTACCGAAGATCTTATCCCAGATGATCAGGCACATTCCCATATTGCGGTCCAGGTATTTGATGTTGCAGGCGTGATGAACCCGGTGATGGGAAGGCGTTACCAAAATGTATTCCAGAAAGCCCATGGTCTTTACAGTCTGGGTATGTACCCACGTACCATAAACCTGGCCGATCGCATAGACAACCATAATATGCCAGGGATTAAATCCTAAAAATGCCAGTGGCGAAAAGTATAGATACCTGTACAGTGGCTGCAGAACCGGGCTTCTGAAACCTGTGGTCAGGTTAAAATATTCTGAATTGTGATGGGTAATATGCACCGCCCAAAAAGCCCGGGAATGATGATCTACATAATGTAAAACATAATACGCAAAATCTGTTATTACAAAACAAAGCAGCCAATACCACACAGTGAAATCCCAGGAAACAAGCCTGTGATTATAAAAGAAAAACATCACTCCCATCGCGAAGACCTTCATCACAAGATCAAGCCCGAAGTTCATTAATGCCAGATAAATGCTCGTTGCCACGTCTTTTCCGTTGTATAGTTTAGCTTCTGATACATGGCTGTAAAGCATCTCCGCTAAGATAACGGTGGCGTGAACGGGAATAGACCAGGCGTAGACATTTTCCAGACCGTCTTCGCCCATAAGGAAATCCATCATTGTACATTTGTTTAGTACAAATGTAGGATTTTAAGAATTTCTCAAAAATTTATTCTGATTTTTTTAATGAAATTTTAATCCGCCGTTTTATTGGCTAACTGGCCACAGGCCGCATCAATATCACCTCCCCGGCTTTTGCGGATCATTACGGTAATGCCCGCATTTTCAAGCTGGCGGACATAGTTTTCTTCTGCCTGCTTGTTGCATTTATCGTATTTTCCGTCTCCGATGGGATTATACTGGATTAAATTCACTTTGGAAGGAACCTGTTTACAGTATTTAATCAATGCCCTGATATCTTCATCGGTATCATTGATGCCTTTCCAGACACAGTATTCGAAAGTAATAACAGATCCCGTTTTCTGGTACCAGTACTGAAGAGATTCCATGATATCCGTTAAAGGGAATTTGTCCGAAAACGGCATAATCTCATTCCGCTTCGATTCTATGGCAGAGTGAAGGGATAAAGCGAGTTTTACACGCAGGTCATCATCGGCCAGCATTCTGATCATCTTGGGAATTCCTGAAGTAGAAACGGTAATTCTTCTTGGTGACATCCCCAAACCTTCCGGCTGGGTAATTTTTCTGATGGCTTCCACTACATTTTTGTAATTCATCATCGGCTCTCCCATTCCCATAAACACGATATTGGAAAGTGGCCTGTCAAAATACATTTTACTCTGGCTGTCGATTAAAGCTACCTGATCCACTATTTCAGCGACTTCAAGATTTCTCATTCGTTTGAGCCTGGCCGTTGCGCAGAATTCGCAGTTCAGTGAGCATCCGACCTGTGAGGAAACACAAGCGGTGGTTCTGGTTTCCGTAGGGATTAATACCGATTCTACCAATAAACCGTCATGAAGTTTCACTCCGTTTTTGATGGTTCCGTCCGTACTTTTCTGAAGCAGATCTACAGAGACCGGATTAATGGTATATTCTTCGGAAATTTTTTCCCGAAGGGTTTTCGAAAGATTCGTCATCTCATCTATCGAATGGAGATTTTTACTCCACAACCAGTCATAAACCTGTTTAGCACGAAACGGTTTTTCTCCCAAAGACTCAAAATAGTCCTGAAGCTGGTTCAGTGATAACGTACGGATATCTTTCAAAATAGTATGATTATAGATTTTAAATTATAAATTTTAGATTAAATTCCACCATTAAAGTTGGGACATAATCTAAAATTTATAATCTATAATTTAAAATTAATTACAAAATTAACATGGCATCTCCGTAAGAGTAGAATTTATACTTTTCTCTTACTGCTTCTTCGTAGGCCTGCATAATGAAATCTCTTCCGGCGAACGCTGCAATCATCATAATTAATGTAGATTTTGGCGTGTGAAAGTTGGTAATCATGGTGTTGGCTACTCCGAAATCGTGAGGCGGATAGATGAATTTATTAGTCCATCCCTGGAACGCTGAAATCTTTTTGTTTGAGGAAACAGAAGTTTCCAGGGCTCTCATTGTAGTGGTGCCTACTGCACAGACTCTTCTGTGGGCATCTACCGCTTTATTGATGATATCAGCATTTTTTTCATCGATGATGATTTCTTCAGACTCCATTTTATGTTTAGAAAGGTCTTCTACTTCAATCGGGTTAAAAGTTCCCAATCCTACGTGAAGCGTAACTTCAGCAAAATCGATTCCTTTGATTTCCAATCTCTTCATCAAATGTCTGGAGAAGTGTAAACCTGCAGTAGGTGCTGCTACAGCGCCTTCGATTTTAGCATAGATCGTCTGGTATCTTTCTGCATCCTCAGGCTCAACATCTCTTTTGATATATTTAGGAAGCGGTGTCTCACCCAGTTCCTTCAATTTGGCTCTGAACTCTTCGTAGGAACCATCGAATAAGAATCTTAATGTTCTTCCTCTGGAAGTGGTATTATCGATCACCTCAGCTACCAGAGATTCGTCTTCTGTAAAGAATAATTTGTTACCGATTCTGATTTTTCTGGCAGGATCCACCAGAACATCCCATACACGGGTTTCTTTATCAAGCTCTCTTAACAGGAAAACTTCAATTTTAGCCCCTGTTTTTTCTTTATTTCCGTAAAGACGGGCAGGAAAAACTTTCGTATTGTTAAAGATGAAAAGATCTTTTTCGTCAAAGTAATCTACAACGTCTTTAAATAATTTATGCTCAATGGTTTGGGTTTTACGGTCAAGAACCATTAATCTGGCTTCATCTCTGTGCTCAGCCGGGTGTTCTGCCAATAATTCTGCAGGAAGGTCGAAGTTAAAATCGGATGTCTTCATTTTTTAAATTACGGTTTAAAAATTTATTGAAATTACAAGGTGTAATTTTCGAGGTGCAAATATACGACATTCGGGACCCCTTTGTCAAGTATTATTTGAAATGAAATGAAAAACCGTGCTATTACGGCTATTTTTAACACAGAAAAAGTTTAGTTTTGAGTTACAAAAAATAAACTCATGAGTAAATATTCAATTGAATCTTTTGTAAATGAAACCCAAGAGAATCCGATGGAAAGAGATTATTTCGAGCTTGAAAAACCTCAGCTGCTGGAGATTAACCTAAACAGCCAGTCTGTCTGGACTAAAGCAGGAAGTATGGTTGGCTACATCGGAAATATTATGTTTGAAAAGCAGGGAATGCTTTCCGGAGGATGGGGTAATCTTCTGAAAAAGGCGATCAGCGGTGAGGGTGCCAGGCTGATGAAAGCTGAAGGGACAGGGAATTGTATGTTGCCGATTCCGGAAAAAAAGTTCGTATTCTGTACCTGAATAACGAATCGGTCTGTGTGAACGGTAATGATGTTTTGGCTCACGAAGAGCGCATTAAGAATGAAATTACAATGTTAAAGAGTGTTGCCGGAGTACTATCAGGAGGCTTATTTCAGGTTAGGCTTTCCGGAACAGGACATATTGCGATTACCACCCACGGAGATCCTTTGACATTATTGGTGACACCGGAAAATCCTGTTTTTACAGATCCTAATGCTACGGTGGCATGGTCGGGAAACCTGAGTCCGGAACTAAAGACCAATGTTTCTTTTAGAAGTTTAATCGGCAGGGGAAGCGGCGAAGAATTCCAGATGAAATTTTCCGGGCACGGCTGGGTATTGATTCAGCCTTATGAAGAGGTATACACTATTGAAAAATAGGATTTTAAACCAAAACCCTTCTGAACAGTATAAAACACGCTGTTTTAACAATATTTCAAAATAAAATTAATGTAAAATAACGGATTAATGTACTGACTCTGATAATTTAGCACTATTCTTATTTCAGTAATGATATTTTAATATCTTTAAAATAAAATACATGTATGAATAATTCGCGTAGAAGTTTTATTAAGACGGCTGCTCTGGCAGGTTTCGGAGCCCTTGTCCTTCCTAATTCATTATTTGCCTACTCCGAAGGTTTTGCCACCGATAGAAAAGTAAGGATCGGTTTCATCGGCGTTGGGCTCAGGGGACGGGAACATGTAAAACTTCTTGCCAAAAGAAATGATACTGAAATTATAGCCTTTGCGGATCCCAGCAAAAGTATGCTTTCCGAATGTCAAAAAATGTTGAAGGAATACAACAGACCCGCAGCCAGGGAATTCTCTGATGGTGAATATGATTACAGGAATCTTCTGAAGCTGAAGAATATTGATGCTGTTGTCATTGCTACTCCCTGGGAGTGGCATCTTATCCAAGGAGTGGAAGCGATGCGGGCCAGAAAGATTGTGGGTATGGAAGTGTCGGGAGCAATAAAACTTCAGGACTGCTGGGACTTTGTGAAAGCTTATGAGGAGACAAAAGTTCCTATTTTCATGATGGAAAACGTGTGCTACCGGAGAGATATTATGGCGGTATTGAATATGGTTCGCCAAGGGTTGTTTGGAGACCTTGTCCACGGGCGCGGCGGCTATCAGCATGATCTCCGCGGAGTTTTATTCAATGATGGGATTACACCCTATAATTCAGGGGTAGAATTCGGAGCTAAAGGCTTCAGTGAGGCAAAATGGAGAACGGAACATTATGTAAAACGGAATGGGGAGCTCTATCCTACCCATGGTTTAGGTCCTGTCGCAATGGCTATGGATATCAACCGTGGAAACCGGCTCACCAGACTGTCTTCTTTTTCCTCTAAATCGATTGGGCTTCACCAATATATTGCAGAACATCCGAAGGGTGGAGAAAATCATCCGAATGCTAAAGTAAAATTTAATCAGGGCGATGTCGTAACCACTCAAATTGCCTGTGAAAATGGGGAAACCATACTTTTAACCCATGATACGAGTCTTCAGAGACCTTATGATCTGGGGTTCCGGATCCAGGGAACAGGAGGCCTGTGGCAGGATTTCGGATCTGGCGGACCGGACCAGGGACATATCTATTTTGAAAAAATAATGAATCACAGCCACCGTTGGGATAATTCCGAAAAATGGCTGAAAGAATATGACCATCCTATGTGGAAGAAGTATGAGAATCAGGCCACTGGTGCCGGACATGGCGGTATGGACTTTTTTGTAATGAACACTTTTATCGAATGTATTAAAAAAAATATTGAATTTCCGATGGATGTATATGATCTTGCTGCTTGGTATTCCATAACGCCACTCAGCGAAGAATCGATTGCTAAGGGCGGACAGGCGATTGACATTCCGGATTTCACAAGAGGACAGTATCAAAACCGTAAACCTGTATTTGGGATGACCGATGAACTGTAAGAAAACACTTCTCATACTGGCTGGAGGGCTAGGAACCCGTTACAGAGGACTGAAACAGGTGGACGGCATTTTAGAAAAGGGTTCCCCTATTCTGGAATATTCTATTTACGATGCTTTAGAAGCCGGCTTTAATAAAATAGTTATCGTAATAAACCGGTTTCTTCCCGGTAATTATTTAGAAAGATTAAGGAATATATCGGTACAGAGGAATTTCGAACTGGTCTGGGTATATCAGGAGATGGAAACAGGAGTTCCTGCAAATCAGAATATTTCCTTCCGGAAGAAACCGTGGGGAACCGGACATGCTGTTCTCTGTGCAAAAGATGTAATTGAGGAATTATTCGCTGTCATCAATGCGGATGATTTTTATGGTAAAGAAATCTACCAGTTGGCATCAGAAGAGATGGATTCAGGAGCTATTTCTGCTACACGGTCTGAATTAATTGCTTATCCCGTCGAAACTACGTTAAGTAAAAACGGTAGGGTTGCCAGAGGAATCTGTACGCTGGATCATGAAAATTATTTATTAAAAATTGAGGAACAAACTTCCGTAAGAAGAGAAAATAATGTGATTGTGTATACCGAAAAAGATATTAATGTAGAGATCAGTTCCGATACTTTAGTTTCGATGAATTTTTTTGTTTTTCATCCTGCTTTTTTTAATTCTCTGGAAACGTACTTTACTGATTTCATGCGGTCATCTCCTTCTCCTGAAAAAGAATTTTATATTCCTGTCGCAGTACAGAACATGATTAATGAAGAAAAAATAAAAGTACGGGTAAAGTCATCACCCTCTCAGTGGATGGGAATGACCTATGCAGAGGATAAAATCATGCTCAAAAACAATATTATCCGTCAGATTCAGCAAAACCGATATCCTGAAGATTTATGGAATTAGACCTTATTGTCAGAAAATTTATTGGCATTGATTGTTATGATATCCAACCGATTACCAACGGTTTGGTTAATTCTACCTATCTTCTGGAAAATTATGATCAAGATAAAAAATATATTCTCCAGAAAATCAATAATCAGGTTTTTAAAAATCCAGACAGTCTAATTACTAATCACCTGCTAATCAATGCCCAGCTTCAGTCTCATCATTACGAGCTGATCATTATTGATCCTGTTCCGGCCTACAATCAGCAGCTCCTGGTTTATGACAAAAGCGGACAGCCCTGGAGAATGCAACATTATATCGAAAGCAGTACGACTTTTTTAAAAGTACCCTCTAAAGAAACAGCTTATGAGGCAGCAAAAGCATTCGGTCATTTTCTTGATATTGTCAATACAGGCGATGGACCCGAAATAGCAGACCCCCTACCCGATTTCACTAATTTTGAAAAGAGGATTTCAGATTATAAAAGAGCACTGAGAGACGCAGATCCTGATTTAATCGAAAAAGCGAAAGCAGAAATAGAACTGACAAATCATCTCTTACTTTTACCCAACCGATGGATTGAACTGATCAAAAATAAATGGCTTCCCGAAAGAATCATCCACGCTGACGCTAAAATCAGTAATATTCTTTTTGATGAAAATGCTGAAGCGCTAGCTGTCATTGATATGGATACCGTGATGGTTTCTACCATTTTATACGATTTCGGAACCATGATCCAGTCCTATACCAATTCGACCCATGAAGATGATGGAAATGCCACAGACAATTTTAATGCTGAAATGTATGCCGTAAAAGAAGGCTTTCTGTTTCATCTTAAAGAAAGATTAACCCCGGAGGAATCTGAAAATCTGGATTATGCAGCACAAGTGGTAATATATATTCAGGAAGTACGTTTTTTGACGGATCACTTAAATGGTAATAAGTATTACGCAGTGAAATATGATGATCACAACCTGGACAGAACGAAAAACCAGCTGAGGCTGCTTGAGGGATTGAGAAAATACCTTAAAGTGTAATTTTTCCCTTGGTATCATGCTCTTCGGCCAGGTAATTTCCGGATATTATTCTATAAATATTCTAAAATGGCTTTCCATTCTTCCAGTTTCTTCTCGAAGGAAATGGTATGAAGAGGACTTGTAGACGGCAATATGTGGATTGGGAGTCTAAAGTTCTTCCCCAGTATTTTCTGCAGGTTTTTATACGATTTCCCTCCATTGCAAAATATCGCTTTTATATTGGGATATTCTTCTAAAAGTTCTCCGATCTGATTGGCTTCTTCATTCCTGATTTCCGAATCCAGGCTGCCTTTTCTTTCGCAGGAATCGATCACATCCCAAACGGCAATATGGTTTTTCTTTATGATATCAATTCTTTCAGCATAATTATCCGTGAATGTTTCATTAAGTAATTCACAGATAATTTTCCAGAATTTATTTTGGGGATGGGCATAATACTGTTGTTTTTCCAAAGATTTTACGCCGGGAATAGAACCTAAAATCAAGATTTCGGATGATGGGTCGATAATTGGTGGAAATGAAGAGATTCTGTTTTGCATGATTCAAATATTCATTTTGGCTAAAGCCTTCTGAATTTTAGAAACAAAAAGCGGGCTAAAGCCCGCTCGTATTGATTAAAGTAAATATTTTTTGCTAATATTCTGCAAGTGAAACCAATTAGAGTGTTTCCTTTAACCAGTCAAAGAATTCTCGCTGCCAGACCAATCCGTTCTGAGGATGGAGCACCCAGTGGTTTTCATTAGGGAAATAGACCAGCTTGGATTTTAAGCCTCTGAGTTTCGCAGCCTGAAATGCTTCCTGTCCCTGCTCATAAGGTACACGGAAATCAATTCCGCCCTGAACGATCATAATCGGTTTGTTCCATTTTTCAACAAAATTGCTTGGGTTAAATTCTGTGTATGCTTTCGGAAGGGGCTTTTCCCAGGGAGAGCCCAGATCCCAGTTGGCAAACCAAAGTTCTTCTGTGGTCAGGTACCAGGATTTCATATCAAATAAGCCATCGTGAGCGATGAACGTTTTGAATCTGTTTTCGTGAATCCCGGCCAGCATGAATACGCTGTAACCACCATAGCTTGCGCCTACTGCTGCAACTCTGTCTCCATCAACATACGGTAATGTTTTGGCATAGTCTGTGGCTGCAAGATAATCCCTCATCGGCTGCCCGCCCCAGTCTTTGGAAATTTCTTCATTCCATTTTGTTCCCCATCCCGGCATTCCGCGACGGTTGGGAGCCACTACGATATATCCGTTGGCGGCCATCAGTGCAAAGTTCCACCGTACACTGAAGAATTGCGTTAAGGCAGATTGCGGTCCACCCTGGCAGTATACTAAAGTCGGGTATTTTTTATTGGGATCAAAGTTGGGAGGATAATGGAACCATACGCCCATTTCTTTACCGTCCGAAGTTTTCACCATTTTTAATTCTGATTTTCCCTGGGCCAATTTTGCATAAGCATCTTTATTGGCTTCGGTAACCTGCTTCATTTCCCCGTTTTTCACATTTACCGAGAAAAGATCTGTAGCATGGTTCACATCAGTTCTTCCTACGAGAAGAAAATTTTTGGTATCCGCAAATATTTCGTTCACATCAAAATTACCTTTTGTAATCTGCTGAACTTTAGCACTTTTAGGATCTACAGAAAACAGCTGCTTGGTTCCTTTAAAAGCTGCCGTGAAATAAATATTTTTTGAATCTCCGCTCCAGAAAACATCTCCGGAAACACTTTCATCCCACCCTTCGGTAAGATTTGAGGTTTTACCGGATTTCCAGTCTAAAAGCTTGATATCATTTTTGTCTGCTTCATATCCGTCCCTGGCCATACTCTGCCAGATTAATGATTTACCGTCGGGACTGAATTTCGGATTAACATCGTATCCTTTGTTGGTTTCCGTTAGGTTTTTTGTTGATCCGGAAGCCAGATCATAGGCAAAAATATCGGTATTGGTACTTGTAGAATATTCTTTACCGCTTTTGGGTTTGGTAACATATAAAAGCTGTGCAGAGTCCGGGCTCCAGATAAAATCTTCAGCACCGCCGAAAGGTCTTTGCGGGGAATCCCAGGTTTTACCTTCCAGTAAGTCTTTTGCAGAATCTACCGCTGCAGAGGTATTTACTACAAATACGTGGTTATACTTTCCTTCATTGAAATAATCCCAGTGCCTGTGGTTCAGATCTGTATAAACCTGGGCCGTGGTTTTCGGAGTATCAGAATATTTATCTTTCCCCATGAGATTTTCTACCAAAACCTGCTTGCTGAAGGCTATTTTTTTGCCGTCCGGAGAAATGACGATGTTGTCTGCTTCCCCGATGGTATAAAATTCTGACCAGCTTTTCCCACTGTCTTTTGAAAGATAGATTTTATCTCCTTCCTGGGCATAAATTCCGTTTTTATCCCACTGAATCAATGCTTTTTTACCGAAATCTATTTTTGTTGACTGATGGTTCAGAACATTTAAAAAGTAGGTCTCATTTTTTGTTTTTTCGGTTTTAAGGTCAACCTGTCCTATTTTGTAGATCAGTGAAGACTGATCCGGGGAAACGGCCTGTACTCCCACTTTTTTCAAAGTCCAAAGGATCTCAGGCGTCATTACTTGTTGTGCATTCATTAAGAGCGGAGCTGCCAAAGCC encodes:
- a CDS encoding polyprenyl synthetase family protein encodes the protein MANTVEEIKRPINEEMKLFEQKFYESMQSKVPLLDKVTRFIVTTKGKQMRPMFVFLCAKLVGDVNEKTYRGASMIELIHTATLVHDDVVDESFKRRNFFSINALWKNKIAVLVGDYLLSKSVLLSTDHKDYDLLGVISRTIREMSEGELLQLEKARKLDITEDVYYEIIRQKTATLIAACCEIGVLSNNADEHLAKKMMDFGTYTGMAFQIKDDLFDYLSSNVIGKPVGIDIKEQKMTLPLIHTLKIAGEKDRKYYFNTIKRYNNDQKRVKELIAFVKNSGGLDYAVTKMKDFQQKAKDILNEFPDSDAKKSLLIMLDYVIERKF
- a CDS encoding sterol desaturase family protein; this translates as MMDFLMGEDGLENVYAWSIPVHATVILAEMLYSHVSEAKLYNGKDVATSIYLALMNFGLDLVMKVFAMGVMFFFYNHRLVSWDFTVWYWLLCFVITDFAYYVLHYVDHHSRAFWAVHITHHNSEYFNLTTGFRSPVLQPLYRYLYFSPLAFLGFNPWHIMVVYAIGQVYGTWVHTQTVKTMGFLEYILVTPSHHRVHHACNIKYLDRNMGMCLIIWDKIFGTFEKEDPDTPVKYGIYPKMPDNRPDTVLLYEWRKIWKDMRQPDLKFSDRINYLFNSPGWRHDGTGKTVRQYQKEYRIKKDGKNKVTQKITDV
- the rlmN gene encoding 23S rRNA (adenine(2503)-C(2))-methyltransferase RlmN translates to MKDIRTLSLNQLQDYFESLGEKPFRAKQVYDWLWSKNLHSIDEMTNLSKTLREKISEEYTINPVSVDLLQKSTDGTIKNGVKLHDGLLVESVLIPTETRTTACVSSQVGCSLNCEFCATARLKRMRNLEVAEIVDQVALIDSQSKMYFDRPLSNIVFMGMGEPMMNYKNVVEAIRKITQPEGLGMSPRRITVSTSGIPKMIRMLADDDLRVKLALSLHSAIESKRNEIMPFSDKFPLTDIMESLQYWYQKTGSVITFEYCVWKGINDTDEDIRALIKYCKQVPSKVNLIQYNPIGDGKYDKCNKQAEENYVRQLENAGITVMIRKSRGGDIDAACGQLANKTAD
- the queA gene encoding tRNA preQ1(34) S-adenosylmethionine ribosyltransferase-isomerase QueA, which gives rise to MKTSDFNFDLPAELLAEHPAEHRDEARLMVLDRKTQTIEHKLFKDVVDYFDEKDLFIFNNTKVFPARLYGNKEKTGAKIEVFLLRELDKETRVWDVLVDPARKIRIGNKLFFTEDESLVAEVIDNTTSRGRTLRFLFDGSYEEFRAKLKELGETPLPKYIKRDVEPEDAERYQTIYAKIEGAVAAPTAGLHFSRHLMKRLEIKGIDFAEVTLHVGLGTFNPIEVEDLSKHKMESEEIIIDEKNADIINKAVDAHRRVCAVGTTTMRALETSVSSNKKISAFQGWTNKFIYPPHDFGVANTMITNFHTPKSTLIMMIAAFAGRDFIMQAYEEAVREKYKFYSYGDAMLIL
- a CDS encoding Gfo/Idh/MocA family protein, whose translation is MNNSRRSFIKTAALAGFGALVLPNSLFAYSEGFATDRKVRIGFIGVGLRGREHVKLLAKRNDTEIIAFADPSKSMLSECQKMLKEYNRPAAREFSDGEYDYRNLLKLKNIDAVVIATPWEWHLIQGVEAMRARKIVGMEVSGAIKLQDCWDFVKAYEETKVPIFMMENVCYRRDIMAVLNMVRQGLFGDLVHGRGGYQHDLRGVLFNDGITPYNSGVEFGAKGFSEAKWRTEHYVKRNGELYPTHGLGPVAMAMDINRGNRLTRLSSFSSKSIGLHQYIAEHPKGGENHPNAKVKFNQGDVVTTQIACENGETILLTHDTSLQRPYDLGFRIQGTGGLWQDFGSGGPDQGHIYFEKIMNHSHRWDNSEKWLKEYDHPMWKKYENQATGAGHGGMDFFVMNTFIECIKKNIEFPMDVYDLAAWYSITPLSEESIAKGGQAIDIPDFTRGQYQNRKPVFGMTDEL
- a CDS encoding sugar phosphate nucleotidyltransferase, which encodes MNCKKTLLILAGGLGTRYRGLKQVDGILEKGSPILEYSIYDALEAGFNKIVIVINRFLPGNYLERLRNISVQRNFELVWVYQEMETGVPANQNISFRKKPWGTGHAVLCAKDVIEELFAVINADDFYGKEIYQLASEEMDSGAISATRSELIAYPVETTLSKNGRVARGICTLDHENYLLKIEEQTSVRRENNVIVYTEKDINVEISSDTLVSMNFFVFHPAFFNSLETYFTDFMRSSPSPEKEFYIPVAVQNMINEEKIKVRVKSSPSQWMGMTYAEDKIMLKNNIIRQIQQNRYPEDLWN
- a CDS encoding phosphotransferase enzyme family protein; the encoded protein is MELDLIVRKFIGIDCYDIQPITNGLVNSTYLLENYDQDKKYILQKINNQVFKNPDSLITNHLLINAQLQSHHYELIIIDPVPAYNQQLLVYDKSGQPWRMQHYIESSTTFLKVPSKETAYEAAKAFGHFLDIVNTGDGPEIADPLPDFTNFEKRISDYKRALRDADPDLIEKAKAEIELTNHLLLLPNRWIELIKNKWLPERIIHADAKISNILFDENAEALAVIDMDTVMVSTILYDFGTMIQSYTNSTHEDDGNATDNFNAEMYAVKEGFLFHLKERLTPEESENLDYAAQVVIYIQEVRFLTDHLNGNKYYAVKYDDHNLDRTKNQLRLLEGLRKYLKV
- a CDS encoding DNA-deoxyinosine glycosylase produces the protein MQNRISSFPPIIDPSSEILILGSIPGVKSLEKQQYYAHPQNKFWKIICELLNETFTDNYAERIDIIKKNHIAVWDVIDSCERKGSLDSEIRNEEANQIGELLEEYPNIKAIFCNGGKSYKNLQKILGKNFRLPIHILPSTSPLHTISFEKKLEEWKAILEYL
- a CDS encoding S9 family peptidase, with the protein product MKLKYSLLALAAPLLMNAQQVMTPEILWTLKKVGVQAVSPDQSSLIYKIGQVDLKTEKTKNETYFLNVLNHQSTKIDFGKKALIQWDKNGIYAQEGDKIYLSKDSGKSWSEFYTIGEADNIVISPDGKKIAFSKQVLVENLMGKDKYSDTPKTTAQVYTDLNHRHWDYFNEGKYNHVFVVNTSAAVDSAKDLLEGKTWDSPQRPFGGAEDFIWSPDSAQLLYVTKPKSGKEYSTSTNTDIFAYDLASGSTKNLTETNKGYDVNPKFSPDGKSLIWQSMARDGYEADKNDIKLLDWKSGKTSNLTEGWDESVSGDVFWSGDSKNIYFTAAFKGTKQLFSVDPKSAKVQQITKGNFDVNEIFADTKNFLLVGRTDVNHATDLFSVNVKNGEMKQVTEANKDAYAKLAQGKSELKMVKTSDGKEMGVWFHYPPNFDPNKKYPTLVYCQGGPQSALTQFFSVRWNFALMAANGYIVVAPNRRGMPGWGTKWNEEISKDWGGQPMRDYLAATDYAKTLPYVDGDRVAAVGASYGGYSVFMLAGIHENRFKTFIAHDGLFDMKSWYLTTEELWFANWDLGSPWEKPLPKAYTEFNPSNFVEKWNKPIMIVQGGIDFRVPYEQGQEAFQAAKLRGLKSKLVYFPNENHWVLHPQNGLVWQREFFDWLKETL